A genomic region of Peptoniphilus sp. ING2-D1G contains the following coding sequences:
- a CDS encoding putative membrane protein (High confidence in function and specificity), protein MSEDLVKNRDYSDFPFEEVSDTRWALSMGVLFGGFLWMSLSGGFIFSDNDFINGAMNFLLFIFVEISSLFVLDFKWPKRLLKPLKLKDLFIIIAVLILTYAAAFFSLSFLDIGEAVENPVVDFISKDNMLLLGAVLFIQLFVEEVLFVVPFLFIYNKFKDKSKVFALMTAWILSSLIFGALHLPTYSFNFAQSFLVIGSIRFVLSFAYIWRKNLLLPYIIHVLYDGLIFLFIYIAKTQGLV, encoded by the coding sequence ATGAGCGAGGATTTGGTTAAAAATAGAGATTATAGTGATTTTCCCTTTGAAGAAGTATCAGATACAAGATGGGCTTTGTCCATGGGCGTACTTTTCGGAGGATTTCTGTGGATGAGTTTAAGCGGAGGATTTATATTTTCCGATAATGACTTCATAAATGGAGCAATGAATTTTCTTTTATTCATATTTGTGGAAATTTCATCTCTTTTTGTGCTTGATTTCAAATGGCCTAAAAGATTGCTTAAACCTCTAAAACTGAAGGATTTGTTCATAATAATCGCTGTTTTGATACTTACCTATGCGGCGGCGTTTTTCTCATTGTCCTTTTTGGACATAGGTGAAGCGGTGGAAAATCCGGTAGTGGATTTTATAAGTAAAGATAATATGTTGCTTTTGGGAGCAGTGCTTTTTATACAGCTCTTTGTGGAAGAAGTGCTTTTTGTAGTGCCTTTTTTGTTTATCTACAATAAATTTAAAGACAAGAGCAAAGTTTTTGCATTAATGACGGCGTGGATTTTAAGCTCGTTGATTTTCGGGGCATTGCATCTGCCCACATATAGCTTCAACTTTGCTCAGAGTTTTTTAGTCATAGGTTCAATTAGATTTGTCCTTAGCTTTGCATATATTTGGAGAAAGAATTTATTACTTCCCTATATAATTCACGTTCTTTATGACGGATTGATATTTTTGTTCATATATATAGCGAAGACTCAAGGT